The genome window gggtgtgatgtgagggtaggactcctccactttagaccaagctgccttcatgttcacagcattgtctgtcaccagtgcaaataccttctgtggtccaaggtcattgatgacatCTGCattgtagagaccggtgtgtctgttgtcccttgtatCTGTGCTCTTGTGGAAtgctggttgaggggtggagatgatgtagttaattattccttgcccacgaacattcaaccacccatcagagatgattgcaatacagtctgctatctctatgatttgcttgaccttcacttgaactctgttgaactctgcatccagcaaatgagtagataaagcatgtctggttggaggggtgtatgctgggtgaagaacattcagaaatctcttcaaatacacattgcctgtgagcatcagaggtgaaccagttgcaatACACAGCTTGAGCAAggcattcatcagcatttctgactacgttcctccattgagtcaaaaacacTTTTGATTCCatgaggaccatgagctgttgttaTCGATAAGGATAAAGTCCCTGTacttcacctcgaatagaagtacagggacttttgtcagatgttgcttgttgtgagatgctgagggaactttatgcacttggccagatgattgtgcatctttgttgcattcttcacatatgatttagcacagtatttgcaaaatgtacacagcttttccttctacattagctgcagtgaaatgtctccacacatcagatagtgcccgtggcattttcctgtaaagattagggaAAAAAATTGTTTCCCCAAATACAATTCAATCTACGATAAATAGTTAAGGAATTTTatagatgtatgttgaaaacgtttttgggagatgcgatggatcattggggatcattcaatattcccttttgttgttcagtgaaatcatcccatgtgaagagtccaCTCAATCAATTAAAGTTATTTTCGTAActatgttgttttttatttttattggaaggatttaataatttgcaattgtctacttatgatacggtaaaaggtttatgtttgtctccatatgatatggtaaatatatccaatgcaaataaacatatatatttgaaatggtattaatattaattcccatatattcctgttaattcccacggaaagttttcacctctgaatattccccaaaatgtgaaaCCCTAATAGTGAATAATATGTTTTGAACATCAAATCACAATAATATTTCAGTATCAAATACATATTGTATTGGCACCTAAGaatcgtgataatatcgtattgtgaggtccctggcaattcccagccctaatgtTTGCTCCCAAATATTCCAGCCCTGTCCGATCTGTTCTAGTtcatcattcattcattcagatgtctgtgtgtatatggtTCTGGTTTCAGTCGCTACACTAGTGGTGTGGTTGATTGATGTTCTGGTATGCACTGGGTTGGACACATACTCTGGGATATACTTTTCCTCTCATACTGGGGAAGACTCACATTCTCATGTAGTGGTGTCATTGTGTTCTTGTTTCAATGAAGCTGTGCTCTGTGGGCTTGGTGACTTATCTGCAGAATGGAGAAGGAAGAACTGAAGATCGTGAAtaaggatgaggaggatgagatgGTGTGTGTCCTTATTTTACCTCCTCGAGTTCTTTCCCTCCCGCTCTCTTTTCCCTCCCGCTCTTCCTACCCCTCctgctctctcgcgctctttctttctcgctctcgcgctctttctttctcgctctcgctctctttctttctcgctctctctctctttctgaattGCACATATGCCAACGCCTAATAGTttattcaaatcaaatggtatacAAACTCACGTTAAAACTTGACTCAAACTCCCCTGATGACCCCATATGAACTGCCATTTTAACCGTCCCCTCTGGCCCCCGCTAGGAGCTCCAGGGGTACCGTGTGTGTCGGTGGCGTGTGGCAGTGGTGAGCCTGGGGGTGCTGTGTACAGGGGGTttcctcctgctgctgctctaCTGGATGCCAGAGTGGTGTGTGAAGGCCACCTGCACCCGGACCACCGTCAGAGAGGCCGAAGTGGTGCTGCTCCAATCCACCGTAGGCCAATGTCCTCTTCACCACGGCGACAACCAATCTGAATATTTTCATAACACTTCATTTTAAAGTAGATTTATCAGCCACCAATTTGTAGTTTGTTAGCGTATTTATAAGTATCTTATAAGCCATTTATTAGTTCTTAATTAAGTATTGTCTTATTCAAACATAAGTCATGTGTTACTGGACAATCCTTAATAACCACACCTCTCCACACCAATGAGCAAAGGTTTATAAGGATTTCCTGACACTATGGATTTGTGTAGGTTCATGAAATACAGCCAACATTCAACAAAAAATGTGACGTAAACAATTAGCATCGAAACTTCCATGGTAATCACAATGGCCACTTTCAGGACACACGTCACCATTAAATACTTATTGGGAATCTTATCAATCATATCAATGTTCCTTCCTACTGTAGGATATGAGAGAAGTTGACTTAAGGTGTCAATCTGACTTTTTGCACCACCTGTACAAACACGTATAATGCATCAAAATCTAACTGTCCTTCACTGAATCATAGGCTCTTCACATACGAAGGAaatttagcttcactgtccaaatacgtgAATACCAGAGAACCTGTCACCGCTGATGGTATATGTGTGTCTCAGGATGACTTTAAGCGCTGGTTCCTGGCCAAGGTGCGTGTGATGCTGGCCCCTGGAAAGAACCCCTTTGACAGCCTGGAGACTCAGACCACTCCCCCCATGGCCAATGGACACTCCCCCCACCCCTCGGACGGCTTCACCCAGGAGTTAATCAGGAAGTACGCAGAGTACCAACCCACTCAGGTAATACCACGCGATggcacacacaataacacacgactgtcttttttgctttctttacCGGTTTCTTTCTCACATACATTCACTCTCAAAAGTATACACCTTTATGGTCAATGAAATGGGGAGGGAAAAGCACAAATCAAAAAAGTTTCTGCCTTAGTTATTTTtgataacatttttatttatttctccCTTCAGATTCGCTATTTTACACTCCATAGCACAAAGTACTACTGGAACGACGAGGTCCAAAATTTTGAAGTATTAACGTAAGAAATTTAACAGACCATTATTATAGCCAGTGACCTGGATACTTTCCAAATGGTTTGTGTAATGCGTGTCCAAGTAAATGTTCTAATGGAGGCCCTGTTTCccttctttcacacacacacacacacacacacacacacacacacacacacacacacacacacacacacacacacacacacacacacacacacacacacacacacacacacacacaccacaggggcCTGGAGGACCGAGAGGTGACCTGTTCCACCGTCCACTCAGAGCACAGCACGGGGCTCACCAGCAACCAGCAGGAGTACAGGTAAGTTATACCAAACACCTTGTACAGAGTGAAAGGTCATGATGGTTTGAGCAATGTAATGTGTTGAGGTTAAATTCACCCCATAGGAATGCTTGGTTTTGGTGCATTAGCTAAGTCACTCAAAGGTGGTACTGATACCAGCAAAATGTATATTGTTACTCTATTACACTTAACCCTGACCTTCCTACGGTAGATTCATTACCCCCATCCCCCAGTGCCAGACTTCACGGTTGAAAGCAGATACTGTTATACCACTGCAGGCTACAGCAGCCTCTCTGTCACCTTAGACGCCCAGACTTACAATGCCCAGTCACCTTACAAAGCCCTGACAACACCTTCTAATAGCCCTGTTGGATGTCAGTCTGCTCAGAGCTGGCCTTCTGTTCCCCATGTGTCACTCACCCAGCATCTAGAGGGAGGTagggtgtgttcatgtgtgtgactCTGACCTACTTAATGTAGCACTGTCAGTGTCACACCTTATCAATGGTTTTATTAGAcacattgtgtctgtgtgtgtgagagacagacattTGTTATAAAGTTGAATGAGTTGTTAGTTTGAACTGTAAATGTTCAACCTTCTCTCGTGCTTTCCCACAGGAGACTGTTTTTCGGAGTGAATGAAATTGCAGTGAAAGTGCCTTCAGTTTTCAAGCTGCTAATCAAAGAGGTAGGAGAGGTTTTGGGTGTAAATGGGAATTAGGTGTTCATACCCACTACTTAAAGGATGCTTGATTTTCTTACCAGAGCTCATTTTCTCTGACACCTAATTGATAACATAAGTCTATATGAATTATTTACATCCAAAGGTGCCTATCGAAATCAATAGCTAATTTAGCTGAGATAATGATCAAGATAATGAGCTTCTGTGCCTGGCATTCTAATGGGAAAGTTCTGTTGAATGGAAGCCAACTTGGCTTTAAGCTTTTTTTCTGACCAGACAGATTTAGATTCTGAGTTGTTGCAGGGAGGTTGTCTTTAGTCTAATGAGTGAACACTGTGAACAGGGCCAACAATGGCAGTAAAACAGCATTTTCCACCTCCGCAGTTCCTCTCAGCTCCTTattgtctttctatctctctgacgtctctctcgctctctttgacCCCACGGTCTCTGCgacagtctccatgtctctgtttgtctccctctctgactctctgtataAAGAAACAAATTGAACCATATGTGTCAAGAGATATTTCACATttatacccttttcacactattgAGCCAAACATGACATATTATGGTTAGTCTGCTATAGGGCTTAATCAGGCATTATTCTAGTGAATGTCAAAGTGGATGTCTTGTTGCAGCTTGTTGTTTTGAAGAAGTTGTTTGACatgcctctttctttccctcctgcAGGTCCTCAACCCTTTCTACATCTTCCAGCTCTTCAGTGTGATCCTGTGGAGTGCTGATGAGTACTACTACTATGCCGCAGCCATCGTCTTTATGTCGGTCATTTCCATAGCTACCTCGCTGTACACCATCAAAAAGGTACGTCTGTCCCTGCCTCTTGGTCTCCTCTATCCCTTTTTGTCTGTCTTCCCTTTCTAACTCTTTCTCAACCCCTCTCATCCCCAATCTTATTATTCCTTCCACAATTTGGAAAAATGTATTCAATAATCAAAAGGTGAGTCTGGGGCCTTTCTGAACTGGCTGGAACCAGGCTGAACTAGGCACATCTGGACTAAAACAGACTTTAGCCCCCTCCCCACTCTAGGGCCCTGGGTTCACCCCCTTACAATCACACTGTataagtagagagatggagggaggtgaaGGGGTGAAGGCTTCTCCTGGGGCCCTAGGTTTACACAAAGAGAAGGAGAAATCCCCCTTAGAATCACACAGCATATGGAAGAGGGAGATCAAGAGAGAGGTTGGATGGATGATAGATGGATGGGGAGGGGGCAGCAAAGTCTTGTCTGGAAATTTCAAGGGACATTGAGAATCTATTAACTAGAGGCCTGTTTTTGTAGCACCTGATGTGGTTATGCTTATTGGCTGTTCTCTCCTTTTCAGCAATACGTCACGCTTCATGACATGGTGTCAGCACACAGTATTGTCCGAGTTTCAGTCTGCAGAGCCAGCAACGGTTTGTCTAATATACCTCACTAAGATTTCATGCACTTTGACTAGTGTTCAATTCACCAGTAGAACGGCACAattatccgtgtgtgtgtgtgcgctcccaCGGCGTGCTCAGGCTGTGCATGTGATGCCTCAGCATTTTCCCCCTGCTGCCCAGATGGGCGTGAATAATGAGAGATGTTCTGAACAAGACTGGGGCTCTGACGCACAGAATACCTCTCTTTTATCCTCCCTtccttccactcctctctccctctgtactgtCCCTgcattcccctcctctctctccctctcccctctctccacacctGCTCTACCCTCTGTTGAATCTTAAGACATCGAGGAGGCCCTGTCCACTGACCTGGTGCCTGGCGACGTCATGGTCATCCCTAGCAACGGGACCATTATGCCCTGCGACGCGGTGCTGGTCAGCGGCACCTGCATCGTCAACGAGAGCATGCTGACAGGTGAGACTTGGAGATTCTGCCTTCTCGCTCTCTGTCACTGCTGGTCACTTGCCAAATAcaaaattcaaaaatatatttatttgacATTTGTGCAAAGCCTCACACAACACTACACTCTCTAAATACCtggctcttcctcctcccccaagGCGAGAGTGTGCCAGTCACCAAGACCAACCTCCCCAACCCGGGCGAAGGGGACAAGGAGGGTGACGCAGCTTACAGCATGGAGGAGCACAAGAGACACACCCTCTTCTGTGGCACGCACGTCATACAGACCCGCTTCTACTCAGGGGAGCTGGTCAAGGCAGTGGTGGTCCGCACAGGTTAGCCGTCTGTGTGTCCGTTCGTGTCCTCagtcacaacacacacagtataccTTTTCAAATTGTTGTACGATCATGATCTGATTTTGGATAATAAAAGGAGCGTTTACCATATTCTGAATGTagctcctcctccatcccccccagGTTTCAGCACGGCTAAGGGCCAGCTGGTgcgctccatcctctaccccaagCCCACCGACTTCAAGCTGTACCGCGATGCCTATCTCTTCCTGCTGTGCCTGGTGGCTATAGCTGGCATCGGCTTTGTCTACTCCATCGTCCTCAGCATCATGAACAATGTACTGGGCCACACAGTACACTATACTCTGGCTGGGCTACTGCGGGGCTGGGGAGGGATTGGGAGGGAGAGTGTACAAGGTTTATAGGTCACAGTGGACTATTATTGCTGGTTAGCTCCACAACCAATTCAATCCCTACATTAACCCCTGCTGTATTGTCATTATTTTCCTTACCTTCTCTACTGTACCCCAGGTGCCAGCCAAGACCATCATCATTGAGTCCCTggacatcatcaccatcaccgtGCCCCCCGCGCTGCCCGCTGCCATGACGGCGGGCATCGTTTACGCCCAGCGCCGCCTCAAACGCATCGGCATCTTCTGCATCAGCCCCCAGAGGATCAACATCTGTGGCCAGCTCAACCTGGTCTGCTTCGACaaggtggacacacacacatacacacacacattggtaGAGGAGAGGCTGTGCTGGGGAAACTAGTCGTGGTGTGGTGATCCGGTATGGTAATTGCCCTGCTCAACAGTTAGTGCTATTTATCTCCCCTATTCACTTTGTGCCTCTGTCCTCAGACAGGTACACTCACAGAGGATGGATTAGACCTGTGGGGAGTCCAGAGAGTGGAGAAGGGGACTTTCCACCTGTCAGAGGAGAATGCCTATAATGACACTCTGGTTAAGTCCCAGTTTGTAGCCTGCATGGCCACCTGCCACTCTCTTACAAATATCGATGGAAAGCTGTCCGGAGACCCTCTGGATCTGAAGATGTTCGAGGCCACAGGCTGGGTGAGTGACTGAAACTTTACCCTTAATCTCTAACCTGTGTGTCCTTCTCTTTCTTTACCAAAACAATGTGTTTCATGCTCAGAAATGTTGACTCAAAATATGTTGCTTTGAGAGATTTTCCGGCCTTCTATTTTCAGACATACATTTGCTTCTCCCTGACTTTCAATGTTGTTCCGATCACACTTATGGTATCCATTTTGAGATGCTGGTCAGCTGAAATCTTGACTTTCGATGCCGCTTAGATTTTCTAATGTTGACTCCTCTCCTGACAGtgtcctctctcctacctcctctccctgtcagATCCTGGAGGAGGCCACTGAGGAGGAGACCTCCCTCCACAACCGTATCATGCCCACCGTGGTGCGGCCCCCCAAGCAACTGATGCCCCCCGAGCCCGTCGTGTCACCTGAACAGGACATGGTACGAACAGGTTACCCCTCCTGAGAGCaaggctcagtgctgcccccaATGGACACCCACCCTCAGCATTGATCATGTCTCCCTCATCACATGTTGATTTGGTCTGTTGCTGTTAGCTCTTGGTCATGTGTAAACGTTTAAGTTCATGTTAATCATAGTTCTGAATGGTATCTGGGTTTTCTATGTTCACATTCTATGTTCCTCTCGCATTCGTTGAAATGCAATGTTTGATTGTACATTCACTCTATTTTCTTCTTTCACATTGTAGGAGCTGTATGAGTTGTCGGTAAGTAGTGCAATCTCTCAAGTTTTGAATATTTATTGTACCTTTACGTAGAGGTGAAAGATCTGGAGGTTAAAGGTCATTCTGTGTGTTGTGTCCTCATGCAGTCGGCCTATGAGATTGGTATCGTGCGTCAGTTCCCCTTCTCCTCGGCGCTGCAGAGGATGTGTGTGGTGGCCCGTCTGCTGGGGGAGAAGCGCATGGACGCCTACCTCAAGGGGGCGCCAGAGGTCGTGGCCAGCCTCTGCAAGAAAGACACTGGTTGGTCTCTTAACTGTTTACTCTGAATGTGCCTATATACTTTGCAGACGCTCCTATTGAGAAGAAGTTACGGTCAGTATAGTAACGAACGAATGCTCTGCTACTGAATTGTTAGTCCCTTGGTCTAACCAAGTGAGATAATCGACTGCTTTGATGTCAACGGTGTAGGGGCATGATCACAAAGACCAGCAGTTTCAAAGGTTTACTGCCTGGAATCTTGTCTTTTCCAAGAAGTTTCTGAACccatctctcactcactctcacacacacacaaaaaaagtctatttaagggctttattggcatgggaaaccaatgtttactttgccaaagcaagtgaaatggataataaaCTATAAAACATTTGC of Salvelinus fontinalis isolate EN_2023a chromosome 12, ASM2944872v1, whole genome shotgun sequence contains these proteins:
- the LOC129867329 gene encoding polyamine-transporting ATPase 13A3-like isoform X1, translating into MEKEELKIVNKDEEDEMELQGYRVCRWRVAVVSLGVLCTGGFLLLLLYWMPEWCVKATCTRTTVREAEVVLLQSTDDFKRWFLAKVRVMLAPGKNPFDSLETQTTPPMANGHSPHPSDGFTQELIRKYAEYQPTQIRYFTLHSTKYYWNDEVQNFEVLTGLEDREVTCSTVHSEHSTGLTSNQQEYRRLFFGVNEIAVKVPSVFKLLIKEVLNPFYIFQLFSVILWSADEYYYYAAAIVFMSVISIATSLYTIKKQYVTLHDMVSAHSIVRVSVCRASNDIEEALSTDLVPGDVMVIPSNGTIMPCDAVLVSGTCIVNESMLTGESVPVTKTNLPNPGEGDKEGDAAYSMEEHKRHTLFCGTHVIQTRFYSGELVKAVVVRTGFSTAKGQLVRSILYPKPTDFKLYRDAYLFLLCLVAIAGIGFVYSIVLSIMNNVPAKTIIIESLDIITITVPPALPAAMTAGIVYAQRRLKRIGIFCISPQRINICGQLNLVCFDKTGTLTEDGLDLWGVQRVEKGTFHLSEENAYNDTLVKSQFVACMATCHSLTNIDGKLSGDPLDLKMFEATGWILEEATEEETSLHNRIMPTVVRPPKQLMPPEPVVSPEQDMELYELSSAYEIGIVRQFPFSSALQRMCVVARLLGEKRMDAYLKGAPEVVASLCKKDTVPEDFAEVLEDYTKQGFRVIALAHRRLESKLTWHKVQNVNRDQMEANMEFLGLIIMQNKLKAETSGVLQDLHRAHIRTVMVTGDNMLTAISVARDCGMIPPQDQVIIADALPPKDGQAAKITWRYADNPSKHVGKAPRLEEVEINLEDVRHTHKPQDQYHFAMSGKSFAVITEHFQDLLQKLVLHGTVFARMAPDQKTELIEALQSVDYFVGMCGDGANDCGALKRAHGGISLSELEASVASPFTSRTPNISCVPSLIREGRAALITSFCVFKFMALYSIIQYISVTLLYSILSNLGDFQFLFIDIAIILLVVFTMSLNPAWKELVSRRPPSGLISGPLLFSVLTQILICLGFQTIAFLWVRHQAWYHIWTPQSDACNSSLRANLGPEHNSSEERDDHNIKNYENTSLFYVSSFQYLIVAIVFSKGKPFRQPSYKNWPFVVSCIGLYIFLFFIMFYPVSAIDEFLEIVCVPFEWRITLFFIIIVNAAVSVLVETLVLDVVLWKLVFSRDKQGGYGTTHAAPTTQVGKSDAPPLFHRRFSPPPMPPSSFFPSFCIPSPDLACADLIALWPLFRPLVGLLCYYSPLGTRLPQSSLLSKAPAVVQ
- the LOC129867329 gene encoding polyamine-transporting ATPase 13A3-like isoform X2 — translated: MEKEELKIVNKDEEDEMELQGYRVCRWRVAVVSLGVLCTGGFLLLLLYWMPEWCVKATCTRTTVREAEVVLLQSTDDFKRWFLAKVRVMLAPGKNPFDSLETQTTPPMANGHSPHPSDGFTQELIRKYAEYQPTQIRYFTLHSTKYYWNDEVQNFEVLTGLEDREVTCSTVHSEHSTGLTSNQQEYRRLFFGVNEIAVKVPSVFKLLIKEVLNPFYIFQLFSVILWSADEYYYYAAAIVFMSVISIATSLYTIKKQYVTLHDMVSAHSIVRVSVCRASNDIEEALSTDLVPGDVMVIPSNGTIMPCDAVLVSGTCIVNESMLTGESVPVTKTNLPNPGEGDKEGDAAYSMEEHKRHTLFCGTHVIQTRFYSGELVKAVVVRTGFSTAKGQLVRSILYPKPTDFKLYRDAYLFLLCLVAIAGIGFVYSIVLSIMNNVPAKTIIIESLDIITITVPPALPAAMTAGIVYAQRRLKRIGIFCISPQRINICGQLNLVCFDKTGTLTEDGLDLWGVQRVEKGTFHLSEENAYNDTLVKSQFVACMATCHSLTNIDGKLSGDPLDLKMFEATGWILEEATEEETSLHNRIMPTVVRPPKQLMPPEPVVSPEQDMELYELSSAYEIGIVRQFPFSSALQRMCVVARLLGEKRMDAYLKGAPEVVASLCKKDTVPEDFAEVLEDYTKQGFRVIALAHRRLESKLTWHKVQNVNRDQMEANMEFLGLIIMQNKLKAETSGVLQDLHRAHIRTVMVTGDNMLTAISVARDCGMIPPQDQVIIADALPPKDGQAAKITWRYADNPSKHVGKAPRLEEVEINLEDVRHTHKPQDQYHFAMSGKSFAVITEHFQDLLQKLVLHGTVFARMAPDQKTELIEALQSVDYFVGMCGDGANDCGALKRAHGGISLSELEASVASPFTSRTPNISCVPSLIREGRAALITSFCVFKFMALYSIIQYISVTLLYSILSNLGDFQFLFIDIAIILLVVFTMSLNPAWKELVSRRPPSGLISGPLLFSVLTQILICLGFQTIAFLWVRHQAWYHIWTPQSDACNSSLRANLGPEHNSSEERDDHNIKNYENTSLFYVSSFQYLIVAIVFSKGKPFRQPSYKNWPFVVSCIGLYIFLFFIMFYPVSAIDEFLEIVCVPFEWRITLFFIIIVNAAVSVLVETLVLDVVLWKLVFSRDKQGGYGTTHAAPTTQGGIDLWGAKCLSWLCCRRRKVPKARYMHLAQELSVDPDWPPKPTTTTEAKPPLPSNPPENGSSYQIMADS
- the LOC129867329 gene encoding polyamine-transporting ATPase 13A3-like isoform X3 — translated: MEKEELKIVNKDEEDEMELQGYRVCRWRVAVVSLGVLCTGGFLLLLLYWMPEWCVKATCTRTTVREAEVVLLQSTDDFKRWFLAKVRVMLAPGKNPFDSLETQTTPPMANGHSPHPSDGFTQELIRKYAEYQPTQIRYFTLHSTKYYWNDEVQNFEVLTGLEDREVTCSTVHSEHSTGLTSNQQEYRRLFFGVNEIAVKVPSVFKLLIKEVLNPFYIFQLFSVILWSADEYYYYAAAIVFMSVISIATSLYTIKKQYVTLHDMVSAHSIVRVSVCRASNDIEEALSTDLVPGDVMVIPSNGTIMPCDAVLVSGTCIVNESMLTGESVPVTKTNLPNPGEGDKEGDAAYSMEEHKRHTLFCGTHVIQTRFYSGELVKAVVVRTGFSTAKGQLVRSILYPKPTDFKLYRDAYLFLLCLVAIAGIGFVYSIVLSIMNNVPAKTIIIESLDIITITVPPALPAAMTAGIVYAQRRLKRIGIFCISPQRINICGQLNLVCFDKTGTLTEDGLDLWGVQRVEKGTFHLSEENAYNDTLVKSQFVACMATCHSLTNIDGKLSGDPLDLKMFEATGWILEEATEEETSLHNRIMPTVVRPPKQLMPPEPVVSPEQDMELYELSSAYEIGIVRQFPFSSALQRMCVVARLLGEKRMDAYLKGAPEVVASLCKKDTVPEDFAEVLEDYTKQGFRVIALAHRRLESKLTWHKVQNVNRDQMEANMEFLGLIIMQNKLKAETSGVLQDLHRAHIRTVMVTGDNMLTAISVARDCGMIPPQDQVIIADALPPKDGQAAKITWRYADNPSKHVGKAPRLEEVEINLEDVRHTHKPQDQYHFAMSGKSFAVITEHFQDLLQKLVLHGTVFARMAPDQKTELIEALQSVDYFVGMCGDGANDCGALKRAHGGISLSELEASVASPFTSRTPNISCVPSLIREGRAALITSFCVFKFMALYSIIQYISVTLLYSILSNLGDFQFLFIDIAIILLVVFTMSLNPAWKELVSRRPPSGLISGPLLFSVLTQILICLGFQTIAFLWVRHQAWYHIWTPQSDACNSSLRANLGPEHNSSEERDDHNIKNYENTSLFYVSSFQYLIVAIVFSKGKPFRQPSYKNWPFVVSCIGLYIFLFFIMFYPVSAIDEFLEIVCVPFEWRITLFFIIIVNAAVSVLVEGGIDLWGAKCLSWLCCRRRKVPKARYMHLAQELSVDPDWPPKPTTTTEAKPPLPSNPPENGSSYQIMADS
- the LOC129867329 gene encoding polyamine-transporting ATPase 13A3-like isoform X4 yields the protein MEKEELKIVNKDEEDEMELQGYRVCRWRVAVVSLGVLCTGGFLLLLLYWMPEWCVKATCTRTTVREAEVVLLQSTDDFKRWFLAKVRVMLAPGKNPFDSLETQTTPPMANGHSPHPSDGFTQELIRKYAEYQPTQIRYFTLHSTKYYWNDEVQNFEVLTGLEDREVTCSTVHSEHSTGLTSNQQEYRRLFFGVNEIAVKVPSVFKLLIKEVLNPFYIFQLFSVILWSADEYYYYAAAIVFMSVISIATSLYTIKKQYVTLHDMVSAHSIVRVSVCRASNDIEEALSTDLVPGDVMVIPSNGTIMPCDAVLVSGTCIVNESMLTGESVPVTKTNLPNPGEGDKEGDAAYSMEEHKRHTLFCGTHVIQTRFYSGELVKAVVVRTGFSTAKGQLVRSILYPKPTDFKLYRDAYLFLLCLVAIAGIGFVYSIVLSIMNNVPAKTIIIESLDIITITVPPALPAAMTAGIVYAQRRLKRIGIFCISPQRINICGQLNLVCFDKTGTLTEDGLDLWGVQRVEKGTFHLSEENAYNDTLVKSQFVACMATCHSLTNIDGKLSGDPLDLKMFEATGWILEEATEEETSLHNRIMPTVVRPPKQLMPPEPVVSPEQDMELYELSSAYEIGIVRQFPFSSALQRMCVVARLLGEKRMDAYLKGAPEVVASLCKKDTVPEDFAEVLEDYTKQGFRVIALAHRRLESKLTWHKVQNVNRDQMEANMEFLGLIIMQNKLKAETSGVLQDLHRAHIRTVMVTGDNMLTAISVARDCGMIPPQDQVIIADALPPKDGQAAKITWRYADNPSKHVGKAPRLEEVEINLEDVRHTHKPQDQYHFAMSGKSFAVITEHFQDLLQKLVLHGTVFARMAPDQKTELIEALQSVDYFVGMCGDGANDCGALKRAHGGISLSELEASVASPFTSRTPNISCVPSLIREGRAALITSFCVFKFMALYSIIQYISVTLLYSILSNLGDFQFLFIDIAIILLVVFTMSLNPAWKELVSRRPPSGLISGPLLFSVLTQILICLGFQTIAFLWVRHQAWYHIWTPQSDACNSSLRANLGPEHNSSEERDDHNIKNYENTSLFYVSSFQYLIVAIVFSKGKPFRQPSYKNWPFVVSCIGLYIFLFFIMFYPVSAIDEFLEIVCVPFEWRITLFFIIIVNAAVSVLVEVSENDDLKICGPMIMAHQ